The Acanthochromis polyacanthus isolate Apoly-LR-REF ecotype Palm Island chromosome 16, KAUST_Apoly_ChrSc, whole genome shotgun sequence genome segment CGagtgtctgctgctgatcaGGGCGGAGTCTAACAGGACGAGGAAGTGGGAGCTCCACGTGGAAATCCCGTGTTGATGCGCTGCACACGATTTGTGCAGATAAAAAAGCTCAGTTAAACCTGCAACCTGCGCAGAAATTCACCTTTGACTGAATAGGGACAGAATCCGCGTGTGTTTTAAAAGGTAGGGCGGATTTTAAGAGGTTTCCTATTCAGTCAACACACAAAGCAATGCCTGAGTGCAAAAAATCTCCCTGGACCTCCTTgaaatatttctgctttttcacttcacacagacacaacatGTACTCACAACAGTATTGtgcctaaaaaataaaatgttgtgcacaataaatatatgttttatGGGATGATAGGCAGAAACATTTAATTAAGAGATTGAAATTATGTGGGTCAATATATTATGTTATTCAACTGTCTTTTTTAACATCTTatattttgtgaaaatataGTAACCATCATCACCGTAGAAATAAAATTTGAtcaattaattaaatgttttatggaCTTCAGATGGAcatattgtactttttaaattattacatttGTGTGACTGCTTTTGTTACTTtacaaataaagatttttgCACAGAAAATAGAAACTGTTTCTAAAATATCATGTTTCAAAGTTTATAGAAGCACAACTGAAATGATTAGTTGACATAAAACTGACTGTTTTgatgtttctgacagttttgcGATTTTTTTATAAGCGAGAGAAACaaacagtaaagaaaatgaCTAACAGATTGAtccataatgaaaataatcatgcaGTCAGAGCTTCACGTCAACCAGCTACAACAGTGAAAACCTGCTTTGACCTTAATGcactaaaaataataagaatCTAATCATACAATATATAGCAACAGAAGAGTCACAGgagatttttctgcatggactACTTCTAGTAAGTAAGTACAGTTTTGTGATAATAcatacttttactcaagtaatggcttacacttgtaaattaatacttttataGTACTTTTACTTAACCACTAAAAACTgtcaacactgtaaaaaaaaaaatctgattgttttCCACTCTTTAAACTTGTTGGATTGATTGTTGACGCTGTATTAATATTGCAGCTcatccaaataaaaaaaaaacaacaacaaatctcTACAAATATTAAGTGTGACTTTTCTTACTTATATAAAAAGAATTAAACTCATACCAACAGCTGCCAAACTGTATGAATTGAATGAATAATGACACTGATTTTGTTTAGCCTTTGAATGTTATTATGGCTTTtacatgaatcatttttaaaccACAAAGCATCCGGTTCATCAGACTTTGTATAAACACTTTTTATGGTGTGTGGAGGAGTGAAGGCAGTAGATTAGGTGGTGCATTGCTTCTTCATTCAAACCTGCTGATCAGGTTTAAACCCCGTTTGCATGGCttttgcatgctctccctgtgccTGAATGGTTTTCTCCATGTGCTCCCACGGTCCAGAGACATGCATGAAAGGTTTGTAGTTGATTCTAAATTAGCTGCAGGTGTGAATATGAATTTTCGTggtcatttgtctgtttttattgaccTTTTGACCCTCGGCAGAATAAACCGAGTAGAGCTGATGAATGGATGTTTCAGTCTGAGGTGtcaagtttttgttttggtcatgGTCTGAGTCATTTAACATTTAGTACCTGATGATACTCAAACCCATTTTCCTAAATATGGCATTATTCAAGttttgtagattagctgtagtacctggttgcgCTACTGGGTAACTCCCCCACAACGCAGAGGGAGCAATCCGCCGAGAACCGTGGCcttggacttggaggtgctgatcagCATCCTCGCTGCTTCACACTCGGCCACAAACTGCTCCAGTGCTCCTGAAGGTCTgaggaagccaacagaaccacatcgtctgcaaaaagcagagacgCGATCCTGAGCTCCTTAAACTGGAAATGAGCTTTTCCGATTGCATTATAGTTCCTTCTTGCCTCAAAATGACTGAGGTGTAAGTTTACTCTGTTACTTTCTCTGAAAAGCATTTGCATATTTTGCTCATTAGTCTTTCAGCATGTAGAAAGTATTATATAGACATGTAAACAAGGTAAGAAGCTTGATTTTCATGGGAGGAGGTCTTTAATATACCCGTATATTACACATTTTATAACAGCAATTTAAAGGCACCTTAAATCTCTTATCAGCAGtgatttattctgaaataaatcCAAGAAAAAAGGGACAAGTTACATTAAAAATGCTACCATGACTGATATGTGACCTTTCTGTAATAACTTTCACTTTCATTGATGCTGCAGAGCCGAACCAAGATGCCCTCATATCATACCATAATCAAACCATGTGTTTACATTCTACATGGGCTGATTTAAACTGTGCTGCTTCTGAAAGTGAGATGTTTTAAGGGACAGAACTGCTGCTTTTCCCCACTTACTATTGTGCTGTAAATACAGGCCGTGCTGGTTTGTGCACAACCCTGTAGTGTAGTACACAGATACAGCTGCCACGTGTTGAAtcacactgaaagaatgagTCAGTTTGTGACTTTCATTTTAGGTTACTCTGCACCACATACACTCCTCCTTATTGTCCGTATTGCAAGGCTGCTCAAAAAGCTTCCGCATGAGTGAAGAACTTTGATTTCAGCCCAAAGAGTAAGAATCCTGTCCTGTAAGCATCCAAATTCAAAACCTGAttggaaaaaatatgaatttatgtaaaaaaaaataggactgataataacattttattaaaagcaCTGGCATTCAAAGGCACAAATTGTATCAATGCAGTGttataattttcatttttgatggcAAAAAAGGTCTacaattgcaaaaaaaaaatgctgtaatatgttttttttattaaaagacgtATTACTGAAGTCTGAAGCAACATAATACAGTTGTCAGTTGATAACATGTAATCACAAAAAGTATCTTTATTTGGAATGGAATTTTCTTCTACCTCAGCACAAAAATCacttgtttttacagcttttaaggGAGAACAGGTTATTTCCAACCCCATACACATACGGAGAGATGGATGTGTAGGAAGTCGAGATAAGGAACTCAATTTCAGCCCAAAAATGAGAGTCACCCGAGCTAAACATCCACTGGAAGACCAGGTACAGAGTCCACTCCACCTGGAATAACACCATGGCTGCCAGAACAGCAACGGTGCTTCGCTGGAGCTTTGGATCTTTGCTCTTCCTGTTGAGATGGTTTGACCAGCTAACGCTCACCACCGGAGTCaccgtcttcctcctcctcagcagcaCCGTGAGGATGAGGCAGCCAGTCACCGTGACGACGATCAGGGGCAGTAGGTAGCACATCATGGTGAACAGGTACTTGTACACTCGGTTGAGGAGGGGGCAGGAAGTCTGGCTGCACTGGAAGAAGTCTGGAGGACAACCGCTGCTGTTTCTGGTGATGTTCACCACCGACTCTTGAAGGTCCAGGACGAACGTGGGGAGGCTGAGCAGCACTGAGAGCAGCACACAAACCCCGCTCATCATCCAGGCCGACCGGATGCTGTCCAGGTATATCGGGAGATTCACCCTCCTGTCGGCGTCTCTCAACTTCTGATAGCGGAAGATGCTGATGAGGACGGTGAAGAGGATGCTGCCGATTTCACCAAACACAGTCATGAACCTCAGCAGGCGACACGACCAGGTCCCAGCAGAAAGGGAGGACATTTGAAGGATGGCAACGTCATAGATGTTTATGATGATTATTTCCTCCAGGTTTGCTGCTGCCAATCCCAGAAGAAACAGCTCGAAGGATTTAAGTCGGGAGAATCTGGTCTGAAGGATGGACAGGATAAGAAATACGTTACCCACAAGCCCTAGGCAAGAAATAACAATCCTTAAACTCAAGAGGTTGACAGCAACATCAGCCATTGTTAAAAGTTAGATGGAAATCTGCAGCTTCTGTGTTCTTGCCAAAGACTTCAGTGGAGATACAACTTTCCAGAATCAAGCAAAGGTTGTATCGCATCTCTCTCTTCCAGCTTTGCTGCATCACTGACCTCATTATCAAGTACTCAAAGATGGCATGAATCTGAATCAGTGATTGGCTCATTATAGAGGGAAAAACAAGAGGCTGCTGGAAACACTGAAGGCTGGGAGTCATTAAAGTTTTACCTCTGAGCTTTTCAAAGCTTCATCTTGAGACCAGAACAGAGTTTGACTTAAAGCAGTGACTTGTTTTTTCCACTGGTCAGCATCAACCACCTCAATTAAAACAGGAGGTGATTTATGGCCTTTGACTTTATGTGTTGTGAATTGTGAAACTGTGAACACAGATTTggatttttaatctttaataagAATGCTTTTCAACAGCACCGCTGGTGTAGTGGTATCATGCAAGATTCCCATTCTTGTgacctgggttcgattcccgggCGGTGCATGTTTCTTAAACATCTCCAAGAGGAT includes the following:
- the LOC110951380 gene encoding gonadotropin-releasing hormone receptor, encoding MADVAVNLLSLRIVISCLGLVGNVFLILSILQTRFSRLKSFELFLLGLAAANLEEIIIINIYDVAILQMSSLSAGTWSCRLLRFMTVFGEIGSILFTVLISIFRYQKLRDADRRVNLPIYLDSIRSAWMMSGVCVLLSVLLSLPTFVLDLQESVVNITRNSSGCPPDFFQCSQTSCPLLNRVYKYLFTMMCYLLPLIVVTVTGCLILTVLLRRRKTVTPVVSVSWSNHLNRKSKDPKLQRSTVAVLAAMVLFQVEWTLYLVFQWMFSSGDSHFWAEIEFLISTSYTSISPYVYGVGNNLFSLKSCKNK